In one window of Bacteroidales bacterium DNA:
- a CDS encoding acyltransferase yields the protein MTIKDPSIETLRGLAIILVVAGHAIGDGPQYAMRVSDDSWLRYFNYSFQFLRMPLFTVISGWIYAMRPVNSTDFSGFISGKARRLLVPMLFVGAIYYLTQHFVPGTTLKHEISGIWRLLVFPFTLYWYLPSLFFVFLIVAGLDMLKKLQPLLNWSVVLIIAVIMLILRTYFITDEAPNYLSYKGVIYLLPFFLIGVGLKRYPDLFNNKAITSLVWICLITGVVIQQLVWYGVIDYYMSKGTGIGLMIGLSGAILLLKMKFHTKYLAWLGGFSYTIYLFHAFGTAGARIISTSLGLHSPVLIVIFAITAGLFLPILADKIFDRNSLTRLLLLGRNYLLTRKLFSSNPVSV from the coding sequence ATGACCATTAAAGATCCTTCCATAGAGACCCTTCGCGGACTGGCCATTATCCTGGTGGTAGCAGGCCATGCAATAGGGGATGGTCCGCAGTATGCTATGAGGGTTTCGGATGATTCCTGGCTCAGGTATTTTAATTACAGCTTCCAGTTTCTCAGGATGCCACTATTTACGGTGATCTCCGGATGGATTTATGCCATGCGCCCTGTAAATTCAACAGACTTCTCAGGTTTTATATCAGGGAAGGCCCGGCGATTACTGGTACCTATGCTTTTCGTAGGGGCCATCTACTATCTCACCCAGCACTTTGTGCCAGGCACAACTTTGAAACATGAGATCTCAGGCATCTGGCGACTGCTGGTTTTCCCTTTTACACTCTACTGGTACCTTCCTTCCCTGTTTTTTGTTTTTCTGATTGTAGCAGGACTGGATATGCTCAAAAAGTTGCAGCCACTGCTGAACTGGTCTGTTGTGCTTATTATCGCAGTGATTATGCTGATCCTCAGGACTTATTTTATCACCGATGAAGCCCCCAACTACCTTAGTTATAAAGGAGTGATCTATTTGCTGCCATTTTTCCTCATTGGAGTGGGCCTCAAACGTTACCCTGATTTATTCAATAACAAGGCAATAACATCACTGGTCTGGATCTGCCTGATCACAGGCGTCGTGATACAGCAACTGGTATGGTATGGAGTGATAGATTACTACATGAGCAAGGGCACCGGAATTGGTCTGATGATTGGACTCAGCGGTGCCATTTTATTGTTGAAAATGAAATTTCATACCAAATACCTGGCATGGCTTGGAGGATTCTCCTATACCATTTACCTTTTTCATGCCTTTGGAACAGCCGGTGCCAGGATCATCTCCACATCACTCGGATTGCATTCCCCTGTTTTGATCGTTATATTTGCAATAACAGCAGGATTATTTTTACCCATTCTTGCTGATAAAATTTTTGACAGGAATTCCCTGACACGACTATTATTACTTGGTCGAAACTATTTATTGACCAGGAAGCTGTTTTCATCTAACCCGGTTTCAGTATGA
- a CDS encoding acyltransferase: MESRKIYFPGLNGLRFWAAFFVILHHVEQFKLWQGMPNLFRNNFFESIGHQGVSLFFVLSGFLITFLLLAEYEKTHHIAVKNFYIRRILRIWPLYYLIMFMGLFVLPRFINIGPVTELNEHFSLKVLLFAFMLPNVLRVTEAPIVGANQAWSVGVEEQFYILWPLLIRTFRKVLLKFLIIFIVLKFSVTVFMAVSLDYVLSPDYQYMVYLRTVQRFWDLFQIEQMSLGAIGAYVLFYKKEKILNAIYHPITQILTVVGIVVILTVRFKFIGQTLFDALLFTILIMNVSTNAKCRLKLENPVYSYLGNISYGIYMYHTICIALVLTVLQRTGLDTGNFVLFNVLIYVFSVILTIAIASLSYRYFESFFLKLKERFMIVVSSTRRETKVASAKVIADEFPASQPGLAMSVNPVKE; this comes from the coding sequence ATGGAAAGCAGAAAAATATACTTCCCCGGCCTGAATGGTCTCCGCTTTTGGGCAGCCTTTTTCGTGATTCTGCATCATGTGGAGCAATTCAAACTTTGGCAGGGAATGCCTAATCTTTTCAGGAACAACTTTTTTGAATCTATCGGACACCAGGGCGTTTCATTGTTTTTTGTTCTCAGTGGATTTCTCATCACCTTTCTTTTGTTGGCAGAATATGAGAAAACGCATCATATTGCCGTTAAAAACTTTTATATCAGGCGTATCCTGAGGATCTGGCCTCTGTATTACCTGATCATGTTCATGGGATTGTTCGTCCTGCCCCGGTTTATCAATATCGGCCCTGTAACTGAATTAAATGAGCATTTTTCTCTTAAGGTCCTGCTTTTTGCCTTTATGCTTCCTAATGTGCTTAGGGTAACAGAAGCCCCTATTGTAGGCGCCAACCAGGCATGGTCAGTAGGAGTTGAAGAACAGTTCTATATCCTATGGCCTTTATTGATCCGCACCTTCAGGAAAGTTCTGCTGAAATTCCTCATCATATTCATCGTACTTAAGTTTTCAGTAACGGTATTTATGGCGGTTTCTCTGGATTATGTCCTGAGCCCCGACTACCAGTACATGGTTTACCTGCGAACGGTTCAAAGGTTCTGGGATCTTTTCCAGATTGAGCAGATGTCACTTGGAGCCATTGGTGCCTATGTCCTTTTTTACAAGAAGGAGAAAATCCTGAATGCGATTTATCACCCGATTACACAAATACTTACGGTTGTTGGAATTGTTGTGATCCTTACGGTAAGGTTCAAATTTATCGGGCAAACCTTGTTCGATGCTTTGCTCTTCACCATTCTCATCATGAATGTATCCACCAATGCCAAATGCAGACTGAAACTGGAGAACCCGGTTTATTCCTACCTGGGCAATATTTCCTACGGTATTTACATGTATCATACGATTTGTATTGCACTGGTCTTGACAGTATTGCAAAGAACCGGACTCGATACAGGCAATTTTGTACTCTTCAATGTGCTGATTTATGTTTTCTCAGTCATTCTGACGATCGCCATCGCAAGTCTTTCATACCGATACTTCGAATCCTTCTTCCTGAAACTGAAAGAGCGTTTCATGATTGTGGTAAGTTCCACCCGACGCGAGACTAAAGTTGCATCAGCGAAAGTGATCGCTGATGAATTTCCGGCTTCTCAACCCGGGTTGGCAATGAGTGTAAATCCTGTTAAAGAGTAA